From one Papio anubis isolate 15944 chromosome 12, Panubis1.0, whole genome shotgun sequence genomic stretch:
- the SLC22A9 gene encoding solute carrier family 22 member 9, with the protein MAYLGLNLNVQHLGNNVFLLQTLFGAVILLANCVAPWALKYTNRRASQMLPMFLLAICLLAIILVPQEMQTLCEVLATLGLGASSLANTLAFAHGNEVIPTVIRARAMGINATFANIAGALAPS; encoded by the exons ATGGCCTATTTAGGCCTTAATCTCAACGTCCAGCATCTGGGGAATAATGTTTTCCTGTTGCAGACTCTCTTTGGTGCAGTCATCCTCTTGGCCAATTGTGTTGCACCTTGGGCACTGAAATACACGAACCGTCGAGCAAGCCAGATGCTTCCCATGTTCCTCCTGGCAATCTGCCTTCTGGCCATCATACTTGTGCCACAAG AAATGCAGACGCTGTGTGAGGTTTTGGCAACGCTGGGCTTAGGAGCGTCTTCCCTTGCCAATACCCTTGCTTTTGCCCATGGAAATGAAGTAATTCCCACCGTAATCAG GGCAAGAGCTATGGGAATCAATGCAACCTTTGCTAATATTGCAGGAGCCCTGGCTCCATCATGA